The Geothrix sp. genome window below encodes:
- a CDS encoding NAD(P)-dependent alcohol dehydrogenase → MAIAKAYAATSPSAPLTPFQFERRAVGPHDIQIEIAYCGICHSDLHQVRDEWGGSKFPMVPGHEIVGRVTAAGAHVKGFKTGDLAGVGCLVDSCRTCPSCQRHFEQFCEKGAAFTYNSFEMDKKTPTQGGYSSSVVVDEAFALKVSPKLDLAAAAPLLCAGITTYSPLRRFNTKKGDKVGVVGLGGLGHMAVKLAAAMGAEVTMLSTSKSKEADARKLGAHHFGLTSDDATFKRLAGQFDLIIDTISAPHDYNKYLGLLRLEGAMVLLGVPPEPTPVAAGSLIFGHKVLTGSLIGGIKETQEMLDFCAEHGIVSEIELIPVQQVNEAYERMLKNDVRYRFVLDMKTL, encoded by the coding sequence ATGGCCATCGCCAAAGCCTACGCCGCGACCTCTCCCTCGGCGCCGCTCACCCCCTTCCAGTTCGAGCGCCGGGCCGTGGGGCCCCACGACATCCAGATCGAGATCGCCTACTGCGGCATCTGCCACTCGGACCTCCACCAGGTGCGCGACGAGTGGGGCGGCTCGAAGTTCCCCATGGTGCCCGGCCACGAGATCGTGGGCCGCGTCACCGCCGCGGGCGCCCATGTGAAGGGTTTCAAGACCGGCGACCTGGCGGGCGTGGGCTGTCTGGTGGACAGCTGCCGCACCTGCCCCAGTTGCCAGCGCCACTTCGAGCAGTTCTGCGAGAAGGGGGCCGCCTTCACCTACAACAGTTTCGAGATGGACAAGAAGACTCCCACCCAGGGGGGCTACTCCTCGAGTGTGGTGGTCGATGAGGCCTTCGCACTGAAGGTCTCCCCCAAACTCGATCTGGCTGCAGCCGCGCCCCTGCTCTGCGCGGGCATCACCACCTATTCGCCCCTGCGCCGCTTCAACACGAAGAAGGGCGACAAGGTGGGCGTGGTGGGCCTGGGCGGGCTGGGCCACATGGCCGTGAAGCTGGCCGCCGCCATGGGCGCCGAAGTGACCATGCTCAGCACCTCGAAGTCGAAGGAGGCCGATGCCCGCAAGCTCGGCGCCCACCACTTCGGCCTCACCTCCGACGACGCCACCTTCAAGCGGCTGGCGGGCCAGTTCGACCTCATCATCGACACCATCTCCGCGCCCCACGACTACAACAAATACCTGGGCCTCCTCCGCCTGGAGGGCGCCATGGTGCTGTTGGGCGTGCCGCCGGAACCCACCCCCGTGGCCGCCGGATCGCTCATCTTCGGCCACAAGGTGCTGACGGGCTCGCTCATCGGAGGCATCAAGGAAACCCAGGAAATGCTCGATTTCTGCGCCGAGCACGGCATCGTCTCCGAGATTGAGCTCATCCCCGTCCAGCAGGTGAACGAGGCCTACGAGCGCATGCTGAAGAACGATGTCCGCTACCGCTTCGTGCTGGACATGAAGACCCTGTGA
- a CDS encoding serine/threonine-protein kinase, producing MSLAAGTTLGAYEIVGVLGVGGMGEVFRAWDPKLGREVAIKVLSEAFAEDPARLHRFQREAHALAALSHPSVVQIFDVGEHLGRPYLVMELVEGETLRQRMAAGPLPWRQAAELAAAVADGLAAAHAKGIIHRDLKPENLMLTVHGHVKILDFGLVKLREEQTLPPGMLRAVGTSASTGGLTEAGLVMGTADYMSPEQVQGQAVEARSDLFSLGVILWEMTTGGHPFRRGAPDETMRAIRLGRPEVPAGSERPPSPLGRILRVCLAKEPSQRFKGALDLAEALRFAARTELGPRPAWDLRPRIELGARRRTLWAALGLGALATASGLYAWRRVPAVPVPLAAPAASRAPSVLALPARVLGADEAAYLTDAVPNSLSTLLAGVEGLDTKSPPSSVQVDKWHGDLAQITEAYRADHLVVTTITKQAKRLILDVQLVDTRTWKVRWGHQYQGTQAAYNDLMREAAGALARALLREEAGGAPVLARPTTSSEAELAFGEGKHFQYRYRALQQDDDFKQAVAAFEKVFRLDPHQAEAAAQLAVLHGWRSYQLGPTPAGEAERRVEEAWARRALQVDPRCGMAWSLLGAVEVQARREDPERAVEHAVKGVCLAPNQAQVHITLATIVSGPGSVGLFIAGGRRSMELDPMDLTGPAFVALGLAWMGRGEESLAIVERALPREPGHVLFNDTVKPYALMRLGRLEEAEAQLTRSGRPLRANSRFLLAAHRGQAEAARALAGPLLDHWLGPKPRAIDLGNAVLFNAPCLVRVGLRDEACRLLQKSLDMGAPPPLDWLLMDPDMQTLRSHPRFPGILRATRKATAAVVRQLDQAKARGELPDYLCVQLEDLRRKLAEASG from the coding sequence ATGTCCCTTGCGGCCGGCACGACCCTGGGCGCCTACGAGATCGTGGGCGTCCTGGGCGTGGGCGGAATGGGTGAGGTGTTCCGGGCCTGGGATCCGAAGCTGGGCCGCGAGGTGGCGATCAAGGTCCTGTCTGAGGCCTTCGCGGAGGATCCCGCTCGCCTGCACCGTTTCCAGCGGGAGGCGCACGCGCTGGCCGCCCTGTCCCATCCCAGCGTCGTGCAGATCTTCGATGTGGGGGAGCACCTGGGGCGCCCCTACCTGGTCATGGAACTGGTGGAAGGGGAGACCCTCCGCCAACGGATGGCCGCCGGTCCCTTGCCCTGGCGCCAGGCTGCGGAACTGGCCGCGGCCGTGGCGGATGGCTTGGCGGCGGCCCACGCCAAGGGGATCATCCACCGGGACCTCAAGCCCGAGAACCTGATGCTGACGGTCCACGGCCATGTGAAGATCCTCGATTTCGGGCTGGTGAAACTGCGTGAGGAGCAGACCCTCCCTCCGGGGATGCTGCGGGCCGTGGGAACCTCGGCGTCGACCGGCGGGCTCACCGAGGCGGGCCTGGTGATGGGCACCGCCGACTACATGAGCCCGGAGCAGGTGCAGGGTCAGGCCGTGGAGGCCCGCAGCGATCTCTTCAGCCTGGGCGTCATCCTGTGGGAGATGACCACGGGGGGCCACCCCTTCCGCCGCGGCGCCCCGGACGAAACCATGCGGGCGATCCGGTTGGGCCGGCCCGAGGTGCCCGCCGGCTCGGAACGGCCCCCTTCGCCCCTGGGCCGGATCCTCCGGGTCTGCCTGGCGAAGGAACCCTCCCAGCGCTTCAAGGGCGCCCTGGACCTCGCGGAGGCCCTGCGGTTTGCCGCCCGGACGGAGCTGGGGCCCCGGCCGGCCTGGGACCTGAGGCCCCGGATTGAGCTTGGGGCCCGGCGGCGGACGCTGTGGGCGGCCCTGGGGCTGGGCGCATTGGCCACGGCGAGCGGGCTCTATGCCTGGCGCCGGGTGCCGGCCGTGCCGGTGCCTCTGGCCGCGCCGGCGGCCTCGCGGGCTCCCAGCGTGCTGGCCCTGCCGGCGCGGGTCCTGGGAGCCGACGAGGCCGCCTACCTGACGGACGCCGTACCCAATTCCCTCTCCACGCTGCTGGCCGGCGTGGAGGGCCTCGACACCAAATCGCCGCCCTCCAGCGTCCAGGTCGACAAGTGGCATGGCGACCTGGCTCAGATCACCGAGGCCTACCGGGCGGATCACCTCGTGGTCACCACCATCACCAAGCAGGCGAAGCGGTTGATCCTCGATGTGCAGCTGGTGGACACCCGGACCTGGAAGGTGCGCTGGGGGCACCAGTATCAGGGGACCCAAGCCGCGTACAACGATCTCATGCGGGAGGCGGCCGGAGCGTTGGCCCGCGCGCTCCTGCGAGAGGAGGCAGGCGGCGCGCCGGTGCTGGCGCGGCCCACCACCAGCTCCGAGGCCGAACTGGCCTTCGGGGAGGGAAAGCACTTCCAGTACCGCTACCGGGCCCTGCAGCAGGATGATGACTTCAAGCAGGCGGTGGCGGCCTTCGAGAAGGTCTTCCGCCTGGATCCGCATCAGGCGGAGGCCGCCGCCCAGCTGGCGGTTCTCCACGGCTGGCGCTCCTACCAGCTGGGCCCGACCCCGGCCGGCGAGGCCGAACGGCGGGTCGAGGAAGCCTGGGCCCGACGGGCGCTGCAGGTCGATCCGCGCTGTGGCATGGCCTGGAGCCTGTTGGGGGCGGTCGAGGTCCAGGCGCGGCGGGAGGATCCTGAGCGGGCCGTGGAACACGCGGTGAAGGGGGTCTGCCTCGCCCCCAATCAGGCTCAGGTCCACATCACCCTGGCCACCATCGTGTCCGGGCCGGGTTCCGTGGGGCTTTTCATCGCGGGCGGGCGCCGGTCCATGGAGCTGGATCCCATGGATCTCACGGGGCCGGCCTTCGTGGCCCTGGGGCTGGCCTGGATGGGCCGGGGGGAGGAGTCGCTGGCCATCGTGGAGCGGGCCCTGCCGAGGGAACCCGGTCATGTGCTCTTCAACGACACGGTCAAGCCCTACGCCTTGATGCGGCTGGGCCGCCTGGAGGAGGCGGAGGCGCAGCTGACCCGCTCCGGCCGGCCGCTCCGCGCCAACTCCCGATTCCTGCTGGCGGCCCACCGCGGGCAGGCCGAAGCGGCCCGGGCGCTGGCCGGGCCGCTCCTGGATCACTGGCTGGGGCCCAAACCGCGGGCCATCGATCTGGGCAACGCCGTGCTCTTCAATGCCCCGTGCCTGGTGCGGGTGGGCCTCCGAGACGAGGCCTGCCGGCTGCTTCAGAAGAGCCTGGACATGGGCGCTCCACCGCCCCTGGACTGGCTCCTGATGGATCCCGACATGCAGACGCTCCGCAGCCATCCGCGCTTTCCCGGCATCCTGCGCGCCACCCGGAAGGCCACGGCCGCCGTGGTGCGCCAGCTCGACCAGGCCAAGGCCCGGGGGGAACTGCCCGACTACCTCTGCGTGCAACTGGAAGACCTGCGCCGGAAGCTCGCCGAGGCCTCGGGTTGA
- a CDS encoding winged helix-turn-helix domain-containing protein, which yields MARLAFGDFELDPTSGELWKAGACLRIQEQPLKLLLCLLERPGQLVGREELQKRVWTGGIHVGFEDGLNAAAWRLRQALGDSAERPQFIETVPRKGYRFVGRVTPLPGSPRPPSASFPMPVYRPDSGWAPRPALPARRGWEAVKDLGRSLGKAWMAGALGLVLLGAGALVWGAFRTRTLTVALTPLVNGTGDLAVDYFASALGRQVAQDLAATRELRVLPAESSGPRGAQAADLVLTWTLARDAQGYRIAVHLTRRGGQGLGDQVFLSSPENLHEAHQGIATYLVGQALGRASDRALPPQGAEPIPAAGAAAGSQGRP from the coding sequence ATGGCCCGCTTGGCTTTTGGCGACTTTGAGCTGGACCCGACCTCCGGCGAGCTCTGGAAGGCCGGGGCGTGCCTGCGCATCCAGGAACAGCCGCTCAAGCTCCTGCTCTGCCTGCTGGAGCGGCCGGGGCAGCTGGTGGGGCGCGAGGAACTCCAGAAGCGGGTCTGGACCGGCGGCATCCATGTGGGGTTCGAGGATGGCCTCAATGCGGCCGCCTGGCGGCTCCGGCAGGCCCTCGGAGACTCCGCCGAGCGGCCCCAGTTCATCGAAACCGTGCCTCGGAAGGGCTACCGCTTCGTGGGCCGGGTGACGCCATTGCCCGGGAGCCCCCGTCCCCCCTCGGCCTCCTTTCCCATGCCGGTCTACCGGCCAGACTCAGGCTGGGCCCCGCGTCCGGCCCTGCCTGCCCGCCGGGGGTGGGAGGCGGTGAAGGACCTGGGGCGGAGCCTGGGCAAAGCCTGGATGGCGGGGGCGCTGGGCCTCGTCCTGCTGGGCGCGGGAGCCCTCGTCTGGGGTGCCTTCCGCACCCGGACACTGACGGTGGCCCTCACGCCCCTGGTGAATGGGACCGGGGATCTGGCCGTGGATTATTTCGCCTCGGCCCTGGGTCGTCAGGTGGCCCAGGATCTGGCAGCCACCCGGGAGTTGCGGGTTCTCCCGGCAGAGTCATCCGGTCCCCGGGGCGCACAGGCAGCCGACCTGGTGCTGACCTGGACCCTGGCCCGGGATGCCCAGGGCTATCGGATCGCCGTGCACCTGACCAGGCGGGGCGGGCAGGGCCTGGGGGATCAGGTCTTTCTCTCCAGCCCTGAGAACCTCCACGAGGCACACCAGGGGATCGCCACCTATCTCGTGGGCCAGGCGTTGGGCCGGGCGTCGGACCGGGCGCTGCCCCCGCAGGGGGCCGAGCCCATCCCGGCGGCCGGAGCCGCCGCCGGAAGCCAGGGGAGGCCCTGA
- a CDS encoding tetratricopeptide repeat protein, producing MTLRRYSLFLPGLLLVAGLRAQEARDASIFLRYLALNGTVEQAGRAVAARRFGEAQRLLEPCLAKVPEHFEAHFLLAQMAYEAKDFAGALGHLEVARQSLAELDRLYRDETAAMKAQVEAEEQAMRTSLDNLYSRGADPSGCTAPLFRSKQNALDYYEARKGHLHDRENPFAFPAEYAFLHGNCLYRLGRRDEALDQYRQAVQKDPAHAGAWNNLISLQWEAKAHAQARADLDRAEAGHITIRPDLKQAVLAAAAQVSAQAADTQPPR from the coding sequence ATGACCCTTCGACGATATTCCCTCTTCCTGCCGGGTCTTCTGCTCGTCGCGGGCCTGCGGGCGCAGGAGGCGCGCGACGCTTCGATCTTCCTTCGGTACCTCGCGCTGAACGGCACGGTGGAGCAGGCGGGCCGCGCCGTGGCCGCGCGCCGCTTCGGGGAGGCGCAGCGGCTGTTGGAACCCTGCCTGGCCAAGGTGCCGGAGCACTTCGAGGCCCATTTCCTCCTGGCCCAGATGGCCTACGAGGCGAAGGATTTCGCCGGGGCGCTGGGGCACCTCGAGGTCGCCCGGCAGAGCCTGGCGGAACTGGATCGCCTCTACCGCGACGAGACGGCGGCCATGAAGGCCCAGGTGGAGGCGGAAGAGCAGGCCATGCGGACCAGCCTGGACAACCTCTATTCCCGGGGCGCCGACCCCAGCGGCTGCACGGCTCCGCTGTTCCGCAGCAAGCAGAACGCGCTGGACTACTACGAGGCGAGGAAGGGGCATCTCCACGACCGGGAGAATCCCTTCGCCTTCCCCGCGGAGTACGCCTTCCTGCATGGGAACTGCCTCTACCGTCTGGGTCGCCGGGATGAGGCGCTGGATCAGTACCGGCAGGCCGTGCAGAAGGATCCCGCCCACGCGGGCGCCTGGAACAACCTCATCAGCCTGCAGTGGGAGGCCAAGGCCCATGCCCAGGCCCGGGCTGACCTGGATCGTGCCGAGGCCGGCCACATCACCATCCGTCCCGACCTGAAGCAGGCCGTCCTCGCAGCCGCGGCCCAAGTCTCCGCCCAGGCCGCGGACACTCAGCCGCCGAGGTAA